In Thermodesulfovibrionales bacterium, the sequence GGGATATTGCTTCCTGTCGCATGTTAATGGGCACCTCCGCCTTTCCTGAATACCATGCCGACACCGAACCCTGCGCCGAGGGCAGCAAGTATGGATATCATCCCATACAAACTCCCGTTATTTTTCGCCATCCCGGCCAAAGACTTGACGATGCCTACCTGCTCAACGAGAACGCTCGCCTCAGCAGTCTCGATGACCTTCTTGTCTTTCACCGCGTAGACCGTAACGGTATACCTGCCCGGAGGTGCCTGATACGGCCACTCATTCAGTATGTAATAATTCTGCTTCCCGTCTTTTTCTGTGCGGGCAATGTTCCCGGATGACCGGGAGTAGAGTTTTGAAGATTCCTTGAATCTTACGAACTCCTGAAACCACTTCGCTTTCTCATTCTCATCGACTGCCGGCTCCATGTCGACGTGCCTCTGAAGGGCCTCATACCCGATCGTATACTTGAGCATCTCCTCTCTGCTCAAGACGTCCTCTATCTTCCTCGTGCTGTCCAGATAATAGAGCGCTGGCGCATGTTCGAATCGTAACGTCCCGACGTTCATCCAGAGAAACCCTGCGACCTTTCCTTTCTTACGCAGTGCCTGGTGTCCGTCGGGAGAGGTGATCTTGATAACGAGATCGGTAGCCGGGTCTGATGTTCCACGGATACTCACTGCGCTTCCGTGATAAAAGAAGTCTATGTTGATATGGTCGTGGTTTGCTGTCGCAGTGAGTTCGGCAGACACCCCGCTCTGAAATAGGGACAGTAACCCAAGGATTGTGCCAGTGGTAATCACGAGCGTCTTCGCGACAAATTCTCTGATTCTCATTAATGTCCTCCTCCCTGTGCTAAGAGCAATGACGGACTTAGCGTGAGTTCAAAAATGATCTTGACGGTCACCAGAAGTACTATGACCGCAAGGATTACCTTGAGCTGTTCACCCTTGAGTTTCCTGCCGAAAACCGCCCCGACCTGGGCACCGATCGTCGAGCCGAGCAATAAGAGTACCGCAAGGATAAAATCGACGCTGTGATTCGTATATGCCTGGAGAAACGTCACCTCTATACAATTGAAGAGTATCTGGAAGAGACTCGTACCCACGACGACATGCATCGGCATCCTCAGGATATAGACCATGACCGGAACCATGAGGAAGCCGCCGCCGACCCCCATAATCGCAGCGAGGACCCCGACAAAACAACCGAAGATGAGGGGAACGAGAGCGGAATGTGTTACGCCTGACTTTTCGAAGTGGGTCTGCAGAGGGAGAGATTTCAGGAATTTCACCATACTCGATTCCTTACTTGTCTTGACCTCTT encodes:
- a CDS encoding sulfite exporter TauE/SafE family protein, which encodes MYLYLPVALTSINVLIPVGLGLAVGLLSGLFGVGGGFLMTPLLIMFGIPSTVAAATDSNQIVAASTSGTYAHWKVGNVDFKMGLYLLIGGFIGGLLGVQAIKILKATGNADFVIKMTYVLMLGIVGTYMFFESLASMRKKKTEEVKTSKESSMVKFLKSLPLQTHFEKSGVTHSALVPLIFGCFVGVLAAIMGVGGGFLMVPVMVYILRMPMHVVVGTSLFQILFNCIEVTFLQAYTNHSVDFILAVLLLLGSTIGAQVGAVFGRKLKGEQLKVILAVIVLLVTVKIIFELTLSPSLLLAQGGGH
- a CDS encoding TIGR02186 family protein — encoded protein: MRIREFVAKTLVITTGTILGLLSLFQSGVSAELTATANHDHINIDFFYHGSAVSIRGTSDPATDLVIKITSPDGHQALRKKGKVAGFLWMNVGTLRFEHAPALYYLDSTRKIEDVLSREEMLKYTIGYEALQRHVDMEPAVDENEKAKWFQEFVRFKESSKLYSRSSGNIARTEKDGKQNYYILNEWPYQAPPGRYTVTVYAVKDKKVIETAEASVLVEQVGIVKSLAGMAKNNGSLYGMISILAALGAGFGVGMVFRKGGGAH